A part of Apodemus sylvaticus chromosome 19, mApoSyl1.1, whole genome shotgun sequence genomic DNA contains:
- the LOC127669360 gene encoding olfactory receptor 10C1-like isoform X1, protein MSVNCSLWQDNSLSVKRFAFAKFSEVPGECFLLFTLILLMFSVSLTGNALIALAICTSPALHTPMYFFLANLSLLEIGYTCSVMPKMLQSLVSEAREISREGCATQMFFFTFFGITECCLLAAMAFDRCMAICAPLHYATQMSPGVCAHLAIVSWGMGCIVGLGQTNFIFSLNFCGPCEIDHFFCDLPPLLALACGDTSQNEAAIFVAAVLCISSPFLLIIYSYVRILVAVLLMPSPEGRHKALSTCSSHLLVVTLFYGSGSITYLRPKSSYLPVLDKLLALFYTAVTSMLNPIIYSLRNKEIKAALKRALGLKIALAINR, encoded by the coding sequence ATGAGTGTCAACTGCTCTCTGTGGCAAGACAACAGCTTGTCTGTCAAACGCTTTGCATTTGCCAAGTTCTCTGAGGTTCCTGGAGAATGTTTCCTCCTGTTCACCCTCATCCTCCTCATGTTCTCAGTATCACTGACAGGAAATGCACTCATAGCCCTTGCCATCTGTACCAGTCCAGCCCtacacacccccatgtacttctttctgGCCAACTTGTCTCTCCTGGAAATTGGCTACACTTGCTCTGTCATGCCCAAGATGCTGCAGAGCCTTGTGAGTGAGGCCCGAGAAATTTCTCGGGAGGGTTGTGCCACACAGATGTTTTTCTTCACATTCTTTGGTATAACTGAGTGCTGCCTATTGGCAGCCATGGCCTTTGACCGCTGCATGGCCATATGTGCCCCACTACACTATGCAACCCAAATGAGTCCTGGTGTATGTGCCCATTTGGCAATAGTTTCATGGGGAATGGGATGTATTGTAGGGTTGGGACAgaccaattttattttctccttgaaCTTCTGTGGACCCTGCGAGATAgaccacttcttctgtgaccttCCACCTCTCCTGGCACTTGCTTGTGGAGATACATCCCAAAATGAAGCTGCAATCTTTGTGGCAGCAGTCCTCTGCATATCTAGCCCATTTTTGCTGATCATTTATTCCTATGTCAGAATTCTGGTTGCAGTGCTGCTGATGCCTTCACCTGAGGGGCGCCATAAAGCTCTCTCCACTTGTTCCTCCCACCTACTTGTAGTCACACTCTTCTATGGATCAGGATCTATTACTTACTTGAGGCCCAAGTCTAGCTACTTACCAGTACTGGATAAACTCTTGGCCCTCTTCTACACAGCAGTGACATCCATGCTGAACCCTATCATCTATAGCTTAAGGAACAAGGAAATAAAGGCAGCCTTGAAAAGAGCTCTGGGCCTGAAGATAGCTCTGGCAATAAATAGGTAA
- the LOC127669360 gene encoding olfactory receptor 10C1-like isoform X2 produces the protein MSVNCSLWQDNSLSVKRFAFAKFSEVPGECFLLFTLILLMFSVSLTGNALIALAICTSPALHTPMYFFLANLSLLEIGYTCSVMPKMLQSLVSEAREISREGCATQMFFFTLFYGSGSITYLRPKSSYLPVLDKLLALFYTAVTSMLNPIIYSLRNKEIKAALKRALGLKIALAINR, from the exons ATGAGTGTCAACTGCTCTCTGTGGCAAGACAACAGCTTGTCTGTCAAACGCTTTGCATTTGCCAAGTTCTCTGAGGTTCCTGGAGAATGTTTCCTCCTGTTCACCCTCATCCTCCTCATGTTCTCAGTATCACTGACAGGAAATGCACTCATAGCCCTTGCCATCTGTACCAGTCCAGCCCtacacacccccatgtacttctttctgGCCAACTTGTCTCTCCTGGAAATTGGCTACACTTGCTCTGTCATGCCCAAGATGCTGCAGAGCCTTGTGAGTGAGGCCCGAGAAATTTCTCGGGAGGGTTGTGCCACACAGATGTTTTTCTTCAC ACTCTTCTATGGATCAGGATCTATTACTTACTTGAGGCCCAAGTCTAGCTACTTACCAGTACTGGATAAACTCTTGGCCCTCTTCTACACAGCAGTGACATCCATGCTGAACCCTATCATCTATAGCTTAAGGAACAAGGAAATAAAGGCAGCCTTGAAAAGAGCTCTGGGCCTGAAGATAGCTCTGGCAATAAATAGGTAA